One genomic region from Prevotella sp. Rep29 encodes:
- a CDS encoding radical SAM protein, whose amino-acid sequence MSTIIFPSPIFGPVHSRRLGTSLGINLMPADGKICTFDCIYCECGFNKDFPPHLLRPTRKEVAAALEAKLQEMETDGTPPDVLTFAGNGEPTAHPDFPEIIGDTLQLRDRYFPKAKVSVLSNATRIHLPKVREALMRIDNNIQKLDTVSAEYIKKVDRPVSNRYNVEEVIEQLRLFHGHVTIQTMFLKGTTGTGEDVNNTGDEFVTPWLEALKRIAPKDVMIYTIDRETPQQTLQKASREELDSIRDRVTALGIPCTASY is encoded by the coding sequence ATGAGTACGATTATTTTCCCCTCACCTATTTTCGGTCCCGTCCACAGCAGACGATTGGGCACATCGCTCGGCATCAACCTGATGCCTGCAGACGGGAAGATATGCACCTTCGACTGCATTTACTGTGAATGCGGGTTCAACAAAGACTTCCCCCCACACCTCCTGCGCCCCACACGAAAGGAAGTCGCTGCTGCCCTCGAAGCGAAGTTGCAAGAGATGGAAACCGACGGCACACCTCCCGACGTACTGACATTTGCAGGAAACGGCGAACCGACGGCACACCCCGACTTCCCCGAAATCATCGGCGACACGCTGCAACTGCGCGACCGCTATTTCCCGAAAGCGAAAGTGTCTGTACTCAGCAATGCCACACGCATCCATCTGCCCAAAGTGAGAGAGGCACTAATGCGTATCGACAACAACATCCAGAAACTCGACACCGTGTCTGCCGAATATATTAAAAAGGTGGACCGCCCCGTCAGCAACCGCTACAACGTGGAGGAGGTCATCGAACAACTGAGACTCTTCCACGGGCACGTCACCATACAGACCATGTTTCTCAAAGGAACGACAGGCACGGGAGAAGATGTCAACAACACCGGAGACGAGTTTGTCACACCATGGCTGGAAGCACTGAAACGCATCGCCCCGAAAGATGTCATGATTTATACCATCGACCGCGAGACACCGCAACAGACACTCCAAAAAGCTTCTCGCGAAGAACTCGACAGCATCCGCGACCGCGTCACGGCACTTGGCATACCTTGCACGGCATCATACTGA
- a CDS encoding ATP-binding cassette domain-containing protein: MIEVKNMNYHYAGSRHQVFRDFNLSLQENRIYGLLGKNGTGKSTLLYLISGLLRAQSGEVSVDGVPSKKRMSQTLSEVFIVPEEYDLPNMSLKTFIKINRPFYPRFSEEVLNKCLTAFEMPTKLHLKKLSMGQKKKVYMSFALATGTRFLLMDEPTNGLDIPSKSLFRRVIAENMTDDRTLIISTHQVHDVEQLLDHVMILSQSGLIFDMPTGEIGEKFTFALRQPGDSDADILYCEPSLQGNACISRRKAGDAETQINLELLFNAATMGKL; the protein is encoded by the coding sequence ATGATTGAAGTAAAAAACATGAATTATCACTATGCCGGTTCACGGCATCAAGTGTTCCGCGATTTCAACTTGTCACTCCAAGAGAATCGCATCTATGGTCTGCTGGGCAAGAACGGAACGGGTAAGAGCACCTTGCTCTATCTCATTTCGGGACTGCTCCGCGCGCAATCGGGCGAGGTCTCCGTCGATGGAGTGCCAAGTAAGAAGCGCATGTCTCAGACGCTGAGTGAGGTATTCATCGTGCCCGAGGAGTACGATCTTCCCAACATGTCGCTCAAGACGTTCATCAAAATCAACCGCCCGTTCTATCCTCGTTTCAGCGAGGAGGTGCTCAACAAGTGTCTCACCGCTTTCGAGATGCCCACCAAGCTGCATCTGAAAAAGCTGTCGATGGGTCAGAAGAAAAAGGTCTATATGAGTTTCGCCCTCGCCACCGGCACCCGTTTCCTGCTGATGGACGAGCCGACCAACGGGCTCGACATCCCTTCGAAGAGTCTTTTCCGCCGCGTGATTGCCGAGAACATGACCGACGACCGCACGCTCATCATCAGTACGCATCAGGTGCACGACGTGGAGCAACTGCTCGACCACGTGATGATTCTCAGTCAGTCGGGACTTATCTTCGACATGCCGACGGGCGAAATCGGCGAAAAATTCACTTTCGCATTGCGCCAGCCGGGCGATTCCGATGCCGATATCCTCTATTGCGAGCCGTCACTGCAAGGCAATGCCTGCATCAGTCGTCGGAAGGCGGGCGATGCCGAAACGCAAATCAACCTCGAACTGCTGTTCAATGCAGCCACGATGGGAAAACTTTAA
- a CDS encoding histidine phosphatase family protein — translation MVKLILVRHGETVDNVNQVLQGQTQGMLNEHGRRQAQQLCEHLAGQAIDVFMSSDLERAVETCRIIAEPHGAPVVTTPLLRERDWGGFTGEYIPDLKDKVWPADVETLESLKGRAASFLNELRAEYAGKTVLAVGHGIINKAIQSVLYDKPMNEVDKMGNAEARELII, via the coding sequence ATGGTGAAATTGATACTGGTGCGTCACGGTGAGACGGTCGATAATGTGAACCAAGTGCTGCAAGGACAGACGCAAGGCATGCTGAACGAGCATGGCAGGCGCCAGGCGCAGCAGTTGTGTGAGCATCTGGCAGGTCAGGCGATAGATGTCTTTATGTCGAGCGATTTGGAACGGGCTGTAGAGACCTGTCGGATTATCGCTGAACCGCATGGGGCACCTGTCGTGACAACACCTCTGTTGCGGGAGCGTGACTGGGGCGGTTTCACGGGCGAGTACATCCCCGACCTGAAAGACAAAGTGTGGCCGGCGGATGTGGAAACGCTGGAGAGTCTGAAAGGGCGCGCCGCATCGTTTCTCAACGAGTTGCGTGCGGAGTATGCCGGGAAGACCGTGTTGGCTGTCGGTCACGGCATTATCAACAAAGCCATCCAGTCGGTGCTGTACGACAAGCCGATGAACGAAGTGGACAAGATGGGGAATGCAGAGGCGAGGGAGTTGATAATCTGA
- a CDS encoding RNA polymerase sigma factor, translated as MATKTTSETDFERIVREHKSTIYTVCYMFSNDQDEVNDLFQETLINLWRGFNKFEGRANIRTWIYRVSLNTCISIHRKKKRMKTLPLSMDINLFEDRDEDTRQIDLLRHRISRLQPFDRAIVLLWLENLSYDDIAAITGISVKNVSVKLVRIREQLKKM; from the coding sequence ATGGCGACAAAGACAACGAGCGAAACCGACTTCGAACGAATCGTGAGGGAGCATAAAAGCACCATCTACACCGTGTGCTACATGTTCTCCAACGACCAAGACGAGGTGAACGACCTCTTCCAGGAGACGCTCATCAACCTGTGGCGGGGATTCAATAAGTTCGAGGGACGTGCGAACATCCGCACGTGGATTTATCGCGTCAGCCTGAATACCTGTATCAGCATCCATCGCAAGAAGAAAAGGATGAAGACGCTGCCGCTCTCGATGGACATCAATCTGTTCGAAGACCGCGACGAGGACACCCGACAGATAGACCTCCTCCGACACCGCATCAGCCGTCTGCAGCCGTTCGACCGCGCCATCGTACTCCTATGGCTCGAGAATCTTTCTTACGACGATATCGCTGCCATCACAGGCATCAGCGTCAAGAATGTGTCCGTCAAGTTGGTCAGAATCCGTGAACAACTCAAAAAGATGTAA
- a CDS encoding DUF3098 domain-containing protein, whose amino-acid sequence MDKRNLAFDKTNFILLLAGMVLVILGFILMGGSGTTETEFNPDIFSVRRIKVAPVVCFIGFVSMIYAIMRKPKETKEEDK is encoded by the coding sequence ATGGATAAGAGAAATCTCGCTTTTGATAAAACAAACTTTATTTTGCTCCTTGCAGGCATGGTGCTGGTTATCCTCGGTTTTATACTGATGGGTGGCAGTGGGACGACAGAGACGGAGTTTAACCCCGACATCTTCAGCGTGAGACGCATCAAGGTGGCTCCGGTTGTCTGCTTCATAGGCTTTGTGTCAATGATTTATGCTATCATGCGTAAGCCAAAAGAAACGAAAGAGGAGGATAAATGA
- a CDS encoding uracil-DNA glycosylase family protein, translating into MVATIERHPLTPFLPKGTRLLMLGSFPPARHRWCMEFFYPNFTNDMWRIFGICFFGDKLHFVDEQEKAFRKEALERFLTVAGIGLYDTAVSVRRLKNTASDKDLEIVEETDIKALLRELPECGAIVTTGQKATDVVCRQFETIAPTVGAYADVTFGGRHLRLYRMPSSSRAYPMRLEQKAAFYKEMFDREVSEILKLKR; encoded by the coding sequence ATGGTTGCAACGATAGAACGTCATCCGCTGACTCCATTCCTGCCGAAGGGAACGCGCCTGCTGATGCTCGGCAGCTTCCCGCCGGCACGCCACAGGTGGTGTATGGAGTTCTTCTATCCGAACTTCACCAACGATATGTGGCGCATCTTTGGAATCTGTTTCTTCGGAGACAAGTTGCATTTCGTGGATGAGCAGGAAAAAGCCTTTCGGAAAGAGGCACTTGAGCGTTTTCTGACGGTTGCGGGAATCGGGCTCTATGACACAGCCGTTTCCGTGCGCCGATTGAAGAATACGGCATCCGACAAGGATTTGGAGATAGTGGAGGAGACTGACATCAAGGCGCTTCTGCGCGAACTGCCCGAATGTGGCGCGATAGTGACAACAGGACAGAAGGCGACCGACGTCGTATGCCGGCAATTCGAGACCATAGCCCCCACAGTCGGTGCGTATGCTGATGTTACCTTCGGTGGGCGCCACCTGCGGCTGTATCGGATGCCGAGCAGTTCGCGTGCCTATCCGATGCGCCTGGAGCAGAAAGCGGCATTCTATAAGGAAATGTTCGACAGAGAAGTTAGCGAGATTTTAAAATTAAAACGATAG
- a CDS encoding head GIN domain-containing protein, with amino-acid sequence MNRINNSIILALVCITFSACRIVHKDMSGPLVTKDFQVSSFEKIKLYGPNNVFFKRSDTIKVYAVTTEKMMEELRIFTEGNTLVVTTEERRNVIRIGNAGISADIYVQAPSLSMIQITGSGTFECSDSLSPEKFSANVTGSGDIRMGDIVCKSADISITGSGDIRLGTLSANRASVAISGSGDITMSEKDVQKTDISITGSGDIEMALDNCDEAVATISGSGDITLTGTLNKLKKSVSGSGEITTQGLTIRK; translated from the coding sequence ATGAACAGAATTAACAACAGCATCATACTCGCACTCGTGTGCATCACATTCAGCGCTTGCCGTATCGTTCACAAAGACATGTCAGGCCCGCTCGTCACAAAGGACTTTCAGGTGTCATCGTTCGAGAAAATCAAGCTCTATGGACCGAATAACGTCTTCTTCAAGCGGAGCGACACCATCAAGGTGTATGCCGTCACCACTGAAAAGATGATGGAAGAACTGAGGATTTTCACGGAAGGGAATACGCTGGTCGTTACTACCGAAGAGCGGAGAAACGTCATCCGCATCGGAAACGCAGGAATTTCTGCTGACATCTACGTCCAGGCACCGTCGCTCTCCATGATACAAATCACCGGTAGCGGCACCTTCGAATGCTCCGACTCGCTCAGTCCGGAGAAGTTCAGTGCCAACGTTACAGGCAGCGGCGATATTCGCATGGGAGACATCGTTTGCAAAAGCGCTGACATCTCAATTACCGGCAGTGGCGACATCAGGCTCGGAACGCTTTCCGCCAACCGCGCCAGCGTAGCCATCAGCGGCTCGGGCGACATCACCATGAGTGAGAAGGACGTGCAAAAAACCGACATTTCTATCACGGGAAGCGGTGATATCGAAATGGCACTCGACAACTGTGACGAAGCTGTTGCCACCATTTCAGGTTCGGGCGACATCACTCTCACCGGTACGCTGAACAAATTGAAGAAATCAGTGAGTGGCAGTGGAGAAATCACTACACAGGGACTGACCATCAGAAAATGA
- a CDS encoding endonuclease/exonuclease/phosphatase family protein gives MKKQIFLFLTVLLFGVSASVQAQKSFSVYGIGFYNLENLFDITHDEGKNDYEFLPDGTNKWTEMKYTNKLHNMATVLAEMGTDVLANVGCAVIGVSEVENAHCLADLCEQPELKARNFQFAHIEGPDRRGVDCGLLYNPSLFEVRDMTLVPYVYELPADSNRATRGFLTVSGTLAGEHVAFIVCHLPSRFSGSYYRELGAKQIRVVKDSLLREDPACKVFVMGDMNDDPTNKSMYDELGAKEDMEKVGEGDLYNPWYNVLVKQNTGTLRYDGKWNLFDQIVMTPNAVNKKGEKDFSTLKFWKSQIFRRDYLFQTDGKYKGNPKRTHAGGVWLNGYSDHLPVVVYMVKERQ, from the coding sequence ATGAAAAAGCAAATATTTCTCTTTTTGACGGTCCTGTTGTTCGGCGTTTCAGCATCGGTGCAAGCCCAGAAAAGCTTTTCTGTTTACGGGATTGGATTCTATAACTTGGAAAACCTGTTTGACATAACGCATGACGAGGGGAAGAACGATTATGAGTTTCTTCCTGATGGAACCAATAAATGGACGGAAATGAAGTACACCAATAAGCTTCACAACATGGCGACAGTCCTTGCTGAAATGGGGACCGACGTGTTGGCGAATGTAGGGTGTGCGGTCATTGGTGTGAGTGAGGTGGAGAACGCGCATTGCCTGGCAGATTTGTGCGAGCAGCCGGAGCTGAAGGCACGTAATTTCCAGTTTGCGCACATTGAGGGTCCCGACCGTCGTGGCGTGGACTGCGGGTTGCTCTATAATCCGTCATTGTTCGAGGTGCGCGACATGACGTTGGTGCCTTATGTGTATGAACTTCCTGCCGACAGCAATCGTGCCACGCGCGGTTTCCTGACCGTCAGCGGAACGCTTGCCGGCGAGCATGTGGCGTTTATCGTGTGCCACTTGCCGAGCCGTTTTTCCGGTTCTTATTACAGGGAGTTGGGTGCTAAGCAGATACGGGTGGTCAAGGACTCCCTTCTCCGCGAAGACCCTGCTTGCAAGGTCTTTGTCATGGGCGACATGAATGACGACCCGACGAACAAAAGCATGTATGACGAGCTCGGGGCGAAAGAGGATATGGAGAAAGTAGGCGAGGGCGACCTGTACAATCCGTGGTACAATGTGCTCGTAAAACAAAATACCGGAACGCTGAGATATGACGGCAAATGGAATCTTTTCGACCAGATTGTGATGACTCCGAATGCTGTCAACAAAAAGGGTGAGAAGGATTTTTCTACTTTGAAATTCTGGAAAAGTCAGATATTCCGTCGTGACTATCTCTTCCAGACCGATGGAAAATATAAGGGCAATCCGAAGCGTACACACGCAGGAGGCGTCTGGCTGAATGGCTATAGCGACCACCTGCCGGTTGTCGTTTATATGGTAAAGGAAAGGCAATAA
- the udk gene encoding uridine kinase, with the protein MTIIGIAGGTGSGKTTVVRKIVNALPPHYVAVVPLDSYYNDTSHMTEEERHAINFDHPDAFDWKLLNRHLNDLRNGIAIEQPTYSYILCNRLPETVHVEPKPVIIVEGIMMLINKKLRDMMDLKIYVDTDSDERLIRNIQRDVVERGRTVDMVLERYLQVLKPMHEQFIEPTKKYADLIIPQGGENLKGIGILCKYIEGLVNV; encoded by the coding sequence ATGACCATTATTGGAATAGCTGGTGGTACAGGCTCAGGAAAAACCACCGTCGTCAGGAAAATAGTCAACGCCCTGCCGCCTCACTACGTGGCAGTGGTTCCCCTTGACTCGTACTATAACGACACGTCGCACATGACCGAAGAGGAGCGGCACGCCATCAATTTCGACCACCCCGATGCGTTCGACTGGAAGTTGCTCAATCGCCATCTGAACGACCTTCGAAACGGAATCGCCATTGAGCAGCCCACCTATTCCTACATCCTCTGCAACCGTTTGCCGGAGACTGTTCACGTGGAGCCGAAACCTGTCATCATCGTTGAGGGAATCATGATGCTCATCAATAAGAAACTGCGCGACATGATGGACCTGAAAATCTACGTGGACACCGATTCCGATGAGCGGCTCATACGCAACATCCAGCGCGATGTGGTGGAGCGCGGACGAACGGTCGATATGGTCTTGGAGCGCTATCTGCAAGTGCTTAAGCCGATGCATGAGCAATTCATCGAGCCGACGAAGAAATATGCCGACCTCATCATTCCGCAAGGAGGCGAGAATCTGAAAGGTATTGGAATCCTTTGCAAATATATCGAAGGCTTGGTGAATGTCTGA
- a CDS encoding ABC transporter permease encodes MGKKHKKSRSHIGLQDITLCISTAMVLVLLGLVVLTVFTARNLSAKVKEDFTITLMLGDDITQGEAKAVCKELQSRPYISGMQYISKEQALEEGKKALGADPSEFVGVNFFPPSVEMQLKADYANSDSLKWITAELEKNPKIAEIEFPQDLIDSVNYTLRNVIIVLLVLAALLTFISFVLINNTVRLAVYSRRFGIHTMKLVGASWGFIRKPFMSRAFKQGLLAGFLAVVVLGIGLYVFYMQEPGVLTIITPEVMAVTAGAVLLFGILITCLCSWLSVNKFLRMTAGDLYKI; translated from the coding sequence ATGGGAAAGAAACATAAAAAATCCCGCAGTCACATAGGATTGCAGGATATTACTTTGTGCATAAGCACGGCTATGGTGCTGGTCTTGCTGGGACTGGTGGTCCTTACTGTTTTTACGGCTCGGAACCTCTCGGCAAAGGTGAAGGAAGATTTTACGATTACGCTGATGCTGGGTGACGACATCACGCAGGGAGAAGCGAAGGCGGTATGCAAAGAGCTCCAGTCGCGTCCGTACATCAGTGGCATGCAGTATATCAGTAAGGAACAGGCATTGGAAGAAGGAAAGAAGGCTCTCGGGGCTGACCCCTCCGAGTTTGTCGGCGTCAATTTCTTCCCTCCCTCGGTGGAGATGCAGCTGAAGGCTGACTATGCCAACAGTGATTCGTTGAAGTGGATTACGGCAGAGCTGGAGAAGAATCCCAAGATTGCGGAGATAGAGTTTCCGCAGGATTTGATAGATAGCGTGAACTATACGCTGCGCAACGTGATTATCGTTCTGCTGGTGTTGGCAGCGCTGCTGACTTTCATCTCGTTCGTGCTCATCAACAATACGGTTCGCCTCGCAGTTTATTCCCGTCGCTTCGGCATTCATACGATGAAGCTGGTCGGCGCGTCGTGGGGATTCATCCGTAAGCCGTTTATGAGCCGCGCCTTCAAGCAGGGCTTGTTGGCAGGTTTCCTAGCTGTCGTGGTCTTGGGCATCGGGCTTTATGTGTTCTATATGCAAGAGCCGGGCGTCTTGACGATTATCACGCCCGAGGTGATGGCAGTGACGGCAGGTGCGGTCCTGTTGTTCGGCATACTGATTACCTGCCTTTGTTCATGGCTGTCAGTCAACAAGTTCCTGCGCATGACTGCCGGTGATTTGTATAAGATATAG
- a CDS encoding TonB-dependent receptor, whose product MQNKLKLAVLAFCCASMAFAQNTKKNNTEQTIEPMDESAFTFTEAQLGEDNDMTDNVTILNSNSNVYASEVGFLFSPVRFRYRALNQKYNDVYINGAPMNDMESGQFRYSMVGGLNQQTRNVDFSLPFEDNTFSMTGMAGSNNYDFRAGSMAAGHRLTLSAANRNYTLRGMYTYASGFNSRGWAIAGNVTYRWANRGYAEGTFYNALSYFFGVQKRWNNGHSLAISTWGNPTERSTQGASTDEAYWLANDYYYNPYWGYQNGHKRNSRVVNDFAPSAIATWDWDINKNNRLTTSLFGKYSSYKSTKLNYNNAENPHPDYWKTLPSSYFNVWDETDYYNRTDQALADWTAAYNFWTASKANRQINWDKLYYANKQAAAIGRDALYYLQAKHNDNTTVTLSSKLTSRLDKNKTLNVGFTLGQNLGRHYQTLEDMLGASTFHNINSYTLGDYPSSDPRIHYDLNTAGTNGLGKLVYEGDKFGYDYTLKAQKGLVWASFTENYGTLHYNVSAKLAYDRMQRKGHMRNGMFADFSFGKSKAADFVSGGVKASASTKFGQGGTLMVGLGYEHRAPQILTAFVSPEMSNDFVDNLRNERIFSSEISYQYQNTWLHANLSAYYNRMTNVTEWQNFYFDDENSFTYVSMRDIKKHYYGLELGMRFKLASFLDLVTIGTISDAKNFNNAKVRYMLSTKGEYIDDIVYNKGMRESGTPLTAGSIGLSFHQGGWFIDLNANYYDRIYLSYAPNRRYGETIKRMNYGKTEDIFIDPNTAEIKVIEAPIPEQAKGHGGWMIDGSIGKNIRIGRNQSLSINFMVANILNNRKIVSGGYEQSRSSYTTTSTGELNNTRAYSFTPKKYYVFGTNGMLNLAYKF is encoded by the coding sequence ATGCAGAACAAGCTGAAACTTGCGGTGTTAGCCTTTTGTTGTGCATCAATGGCGTTTGCTCAAAATACTAAAAAGAACAACACTGAGCAGACCATTGAACCGATGGACGAATCGGCTTTCACCTTTACTGAAGCACAGTTGGGAGAGGATAACGACATGACAGACAACGTCACCATCTTAAACTCGAACAGCAATGTGTATGCGTCAGAGGTGGGATTCCTTTTCTCACCCGTACGTTTCCGTTATCGCGCACTCAATCAGAAATACAATGATGTGTACATCAACGGTGCACCGATGAACGACATGGAAAGCGGACAGTTCCGCTATTCAATGGTCGGCGGTCTGAATCAACAGACCCGTAACGTTGACTTCTCCCTGCCATTTGAGGACAACACATTCTCAATGACAGGAATGGCAGGAAGCAACAATTACGACTTCCGCGCCGGAAGCATGGCAGCTGGACACCGATTGACACTGAGTGCTGCCAACCGTAACTACACGCTGCGCGGCATGTACACCTACGCATCCGGATTCAACAGCCGCGGATGGGCCATCGCTGGAAACGTCACCTACCGCTGGGCTAACAGAGGTTATGCGGAAGGTACGTTCTACAACGCCCTCTCCTACTTCTTCGGCGTGCAGAAACGATGGAACAATGGGCACTCGCTCGCCATCTCCACATGGGGCAACCCCACAGAACGCTCCACACAGGGAGCTTCTACCGATGAGGCGTACTGGTTGGCAAACGACTATTATTACAATCCTTACTGGGGATACCAGAATGGACACAAGCGCAATTCACGCGTAGTGAACGATTTCGCACCATCAGCCATCGCCACATGGGACTGGGATATCAACAAGAACAATCGACTCACCACGTCACTCTTCGGAAAATATTCCAGCTATAAGAGCACGAAACTCAATTACAATAACGCAGAAAATCCACATCCCGACTACTGGAAGACACTGCCGAGCAGCTACTTCAACGTATGGGATGAGACCGATTACTATAACCGGACAGACCAGGCGCTTGCCGACTGGACGGCGGCATATAACTTCTGGACGGCATCGAAAGCAAACCGCCAAATCAATTGGGACAAGCTGTACTATGCCAACAAGCAGGCAGCAGCCATCGGAAGAGACGCCCTCTACTATCTGCAAGCCAAACACAACGACAACACGACAGTCACACTGTCTTCCAAACTGACCTCACGTCTCGACAAGAACAAGACTCTGAACGTCGGCTTCACACTCGGACAGAACCTCGGAAGACATTATCAGACGCTGGAAGACATGCTCGGAGCATCTACCTTCCACAACATCAACTCGTACACATTGGGCGACTATCCGTCTTCCGACCCACGCATCCACTACGACCTCAATACCGCAGGGACAAACGGACTCGGCAAACTGGTCTATGAAGGCGACAAGTTCGGATACGACTACACGCTGAAAGCACAGAAAGGACTCGTGTGGGCAAGCTTCACGGAGAACTACGGAACGCTCCATTACAACGTTTCAGCCAAGCTGGCATACGACCGCATGCAGCGCAAAGGACACATGCGCAACGGTATGTTTGCCGACTTCTCGTTCGGTAAGAGCAAGGCAGCAGACTTCGTGAGCGGAGGTGTCAAAGCCAGCGCAAGCACCAAGTTCGGTCAGGGCGGAACACTCATGGTCGGTTTGGGATACGAGCACCGAGCACCGCAAATCCTGACGGCTTTCGTCTCACCTGAGATGAGTAACGATTTCGTGGACAACCTGCGCAACGAACGTATCTTCAGCAGCGAAATCAGCTACCAATATCAGAACACTTGGCTGCACGCCAACCTCAGTGCTTACTACAACCGCATGACCAACGTGACCGAATGGCAGAACTTCTATTTCGACGATGAGAACTCATTCACCTACGTGAGCATGAGAGACATCAAGAAGCACTATTACGGTTTGGAACTCGGTATGCGCTTCAAGCTCGCTTCATTCCTCGACTTGGTAACCATCGGAACCATCAGCGACGCAAAGAATTTCAACAATGCCAAGGTGCGCTACATGCTCTCAACCAAGGGAGAATATATTGATGACATCGTATATAATAAAGGTATGCGCGAGAGTGGCACACCGCTCACCGCAGGAAGCATTGGACTGAGCTTCCACCAGGGCGGATGGTTCATCGACCTCAATGCCAACTACTACGACCGCATCTATCTCTCATACGCTCCGAACCGTCGTTACGGAGAGACCATCAAGCGTATGAACTACGGTAAGACGGAAGACATCTTCATCGACCCGAACACTGCGGAAATCAAAGTCATCGAAGCACCTATCCCCGAACAAGCGAAGGGACATGGCGGATGGATGATTGACGGCTCCATCGGAAAGAACATCCGCATCGGACGCAACCAGTCGCTCTCCATCAATTTTATGGTGGCAAACATCCTAAACAACCGGAAGATTGTGAGCGGTGGATACGAGCAGAGCCGAAGCAGCTACACCACAACCAGCACCGGCGAACTCAACAACACCCGCGCTTACTCCTTCACACCGAAGAAATACTATGTATTCGGAACAAACGGAATGCTTAACCTTGCTTACAAATTCTAA
- a CDS encoding GntR family transcriptional regulator, translating into MTFSNDKAIYLQMADRLCDEILAGNYKDDERIPSVRDYAVMLEVNINTAVKAYEELARMNIIYNRRGLGYFVTPGAREEILRSRRETFLNETLPEVFRQMELLGLDAEEVFKRK; encoded by the coding sequence ATGACATTCAGTAACGACAAGGCCATCTATCTCCAAATGGCAGACCGCCTCTGCGACGAGATTCTTGCCGGTAACTACAAGGACGATGAACGCATCCCGAGCGTCAGAGACTATGCCGTCATGCTCGAAGTGAACATCAATACGGCAGTCAAGGCGTACGAGGAACTGGCACGTATGAACATAATATACAACCGCCGGGGACTCGGATATTTCGTCACGCCCGGTGCCCGTGAGGAAATTCTTCGCTCACGGCGCGAGACATTTCTCAACGAAACCCTTCCTGAAGTGTTCCGGCAGATGGAGCTGCTGGGGCTTGATGCCGAAGAGGTGTTTAAAAGGAAATGA